From Camelus bactrianus isolate YW-2024 breed Bactrian camel chromosome 16, ASM4877302v1, whole genome shotgun sequence, the proteins below share one genomic window:
- the HOXB6 gene encoding homeobox protein Hox-B6 — MSSYFVNSTFPVTLASGQESFLGQLPLYSSGYADPLRHYPAPYGPGPGQDKGFAASSYYPPAGGGYGRAAPCDYGPAPAFYREKESACALSGADEPPPFHPEPRKSDCAQDKSVFGEAEEQKCSTPVYPWMQRMNSCNSSSFGPSGRRGRQTYTRYQTLELEKEFHYNRYLTRRRRIEIAHALCLTERQIKIWFQNRRMKWKKESKLLSASQLSAEEEEEKPAE; from the exons ATGAGTTCCTATTTCGTGAACTCCACCTTCCCCGTCACTCTGGCCAGCGGGCAGGAGTCCTTCCTGGGCCAGCTCCCGCTCTACTCGTCGGGCTATGCGGACCCGCTGAGGCACTACCCCGCGCCCTACGGGCCCGGGCCCGGCCAGGACAAGGGCTTTGCCGCCTCTTCCTATTACCCGCCGGCCGGCGGCGGCTACGGCCGAGCGGCGCCCTGCGACTACGGGCCGGCGCCGGCCTTCTACCGAGAGAAGGAGTCGGCCTGCGCGCTCTCGGGCGCCGACGAGCCGCCCCCGTTCCACCCCGAGCCGCGGAAGTCCGACTGCGCGCAGGACAAGAGCGTGTTCGGCGAGGCGGAGGAGCAGAAGTGCTCCACCCCTGTCTACCCCTGGATGCAGCGGATGAATTCGTGCAACA GTTCCTCCTTTGGGCCCAGCGGCCGGCGCGGCCGCCAGACCTACACACGCTACCAGACGCTGGAGCTGGAGAAGGAGTTTCACTACAATCGCTACCTGACGCGGCGGCGGCGCATCGAGATCGCGCACGCCCTATGCCTGACCGAGCGGCAGATCAAGATCTGGTTCCAGAACCGGCGCATGAAGTGGAAAAAGGAGAGCAAACTGCTCAGCGCGTCTCAGCTCAGTGccgaggaggaagaagaaaagccaGCCGAATGA